The Cyprinus carpio isolate SPL01 chromosome A5, ASM1834038v1, whole genome shotgun sequence genome has a segment encoding these proteins:
- the LOC109045358 gene encoding transmembrane protein 127 produces the protein MTLALTPAAVCQCFTLVSLCTSIADPNWIQVQNCSDSNSNLIYGVAFTLHAYQNLTDTGPLGGLHGWGMWLLYSLAALCYSAVLFSSSSFLLDFLTAAVTHSKLVTLLHVSTAFFCVAVVGVCAACMSVIEHNLQRGKTESRPALCMSAGESFYIEIVGLLFSLIACTLALKGRPEPIRPCDYVSVEAADSDTEPLIGGAVRQE, from the exons ATGACCCTGGCGTTGACCCCTGCAGCCGTGTGCCAGTGCTTCACGCTCGTGTCGCTGTGTACGTCTATCGCGGATCCCAACTGGATCCAGGTACAGAACTGCTCCGATTCGAACAGCAATCTCATCTACGGTGTGGCCTTCACTCTACACGCGTATCAGAATCTCACAGACACAG GTCCGTTGGGTGGGCTGCACGGATGGGGGATGTGGCTGCTGTACTCTCTAGCGGCTCTCTGCTACAGCGCCGTCCTGTTTTCCAGTTCCTCTTTCCTGCTGGATTTCCTCACAGCAGCTGTCACTCACTCAAAGCTGGTCACGTTACTGCACGTCTCTACAG CGTTCTTCTGCGTGGcggttgtgggtgtgtgtgcggcCTGCATGAGTGTGATTGAACACAACCTGCAGCGAGGGAAGACTGAAAGCCGCCCGGCGCTCTGCATGTCTGCAGGAGAAAGCTTTTACATCGAGATCGTGGGCCTGCTCTTCTCCTTAATAGCGTGCACTTTGGCCCTCAAGGGTCGTCCTGAACCCATCAGGCCCTGTGACTACGTGAGCGTGGAAGCAGCGGACAGTGACACGGAGCCTTTGATTGGTGGAGCTGTGAGGCAGGAGTAA